The Lycium barbarum isolate Lr01 chromosome 4, ASM1917538v2, whole genome shotgun sequence nucleotide sequence ATTGTGCAAGCATTCATAGCTTAAGGCATGAACCGCTCGGGGAGATGTTACACTCCTGAAGAACTGGCTCAGAATACCGTAAGGAAAGAAAACACCCAAAAAAGAATGATAACCGAAGGAGAAGCTGAAGATTTCTGGCAGCGTATGCAACCAAAAGACTACTCCATCGTTGAGCATTTGAAGAAGGCTCCAGTATAAATATCGGTGTTATAATTACTATCCAGCTCCGTATCACACAGGCAGGCCCTCATGAGAGTGTTTGATAATGCACACGTGCCAGCTGGTACGAGCAGCGAAGACTTGGCTGGGTTGGTAGCCCACATCATCGGAGAACATAAAATCTGCTTCTCCAAAGAAGAATTGCCAACAGAAGGAACCTCCCACAACAGAGCTCTTAACATCACCGTAGAATGTCGTGGCAAGACAATAGGGAGAGTGCTTGTGGACAATGGATCGGGCCTCAAAATCTACCCCATCATAACATCAACACAGCTCGGCTATGACATGGGTAAAATCTGCCAGAGCGAGAAAAACCTCAGGGGATTTGATGGATCCCAAAGTGATTCCCTGGGAGAAGTAGACCTACAGATCCAAGTTGGGCCTGCTTCTTCCACAgcagaattccaagtcatggcgaTCAAGGCCAACTACAACATGATCTTGGGAAGGCCCTGGTTACAATCTATCGGCGCAGTACTATCAACTCTACACCAAGCCATAAAATTTTAATGGCAGGGACAGAAAAGTATGGTCGCAGCTGAGAAGGATACCCATAAATATCCTTACAACATCATACCTATGATTGAGGGGAGCCCCCACCAATCAAACTTCCATGTGGTGGAATACGTTAGGGCCACCCATTCAAAATAGGAGGTGGATAAGCCAATGCCAGCCGTCTACAGAATGATTGCCTCCACTATGTTGAGAAATGGTTTTGAAATAGGTAGAGGCCAGGGAAGAAACCTCGAAGGAATAACAGATCCCGTGCCAATCCCAAAGGCAAACGGCCATTTTGGCCTCGGCTATATCCCTAGCGAGGACGAGCTCACGAAAGCCATCCAAAGGAAACAAAAGATGAGGAATTTACCTCAGCCTCTCCCAGaattgtaccagtcatttcccagAAAGATGCCGATGCAGAATGGAGAAGAAGTTGATCGGGGTCTCGAGTTGCTGtttcaagaagagggatgctacacGATCATTAAGGAAAGCCAGAAGACACTCACCATACGTAGTATGAGGCGGGGAGAGCGCTTGAACAATTGGACATTTACTTccctcttggctcctcggtaTACAAATgggtttttcttaaaatattttgCTAAAAACGTGGCGACATCGGCCGAGGCTCGAATGATcgccttttctaaattacttcgtGATGTTTAAAAATGAAAATGATCCAACATTCTTCcgaaccaggaccacagtttgtaaccAATTACTCTTCAATTAATGAAAAGCCTCAATCTACATAAAACTGTTGTTCTTATCAGATAATAATGACGAAAGTTTTCTAATTAACCACGGATAACGAACAACAATGGACCTAAATTTACTTTTCCTTGCCTTTTCAGTAGTAACCGTAATCAAAAAACCAATAATGTCATGACGTGTCATGAAACGAACTAGGAAAATAGTCAGCAGAAGTACGAGGAGTACGATGAAGCGACAATAATGCCAAAGGGACTGGTAGGAGAGTTGGAACaattagaagataagaagaagTTGAATATGGACGAAATTGAGGTAATCAATCTCGGTGATCAGAAAGATGTTAAAGAAACGCGAATCAGTGCTCATCTAGGGGCTCCACAAAAAGAAGTGCCCATAGCTCGACGcctttgttacacctcgcagtttggcacgttgagattcgctaggtgaTAGACGTACTATTGCGGGCGCGAGGTGATAGTTGAGGATGTACGAAGTTATATATGTGTTCATCCTATGATCATCAGGGTTAAGTTGGTATAGTAGGTCAAGAAAGGTTGGAGGACAAAGAAATCAGagagctaaggtggggcccacatgctgaGGTTTTATAAAGCGCATATGAAAAGTattatgagtagtacatgggaagttgagtaAGTCTTGAGAAGGACCCTTAGGTCAAACATAGGCGTAAACCCTCCAAAAGGATAATGTAAGGAGATGTTTTCGGACGATCCGACTTGAggaggccaaaacgccattataagtttggagttAGGAAATACGCCTAACATGAAGATAATTGAAacagctttccaaccataggccgtgggccctcatacgatatcgggatcacaTGTTATGCGCGTTTTAAGATCGACTGTCAGGGAagggaattaaccctgcgcgaacgcgccagaaggtggcgcgaatGAGCAGGGCAAGACCCTGCAACTCAGCACGAACGCGCCgagtaaattttaagtcggtccaggcagaacttggaccgttataaaaagggggtcaCCCCCCATTTCTCAGCCGAAAACACCCCAAAATCTCTCAACTTCTCTGGAAAATTCCCCAAACCTCCCACACCCACTTTTAAgacaaaaccaggtataattcccaaattccggtccGGATAGCCTATAGTTGTGATTGCAAAATCGTATAACGGCGTGTTATGGCCTAAACTtaaggtggagaagtgaagatacaACATTATTaatgggagaaaggtatgaatcttttattattaatattaatcttggttcctttacggagatagagctgttaaatagttataaaatgATTCGGTTgctggaaatatgggataaacaccATATATGATGTTTATAAAGTATTTTGGGTGTTGAGAAtgttatggttgatgttggtattgttattgttgttgttggttgctgaattgggatttcgggctaggcatataaacaggagagatactgcccgattttcgacaggatataaaatattttaatttgaaAACTTAGGACAAGTGTGTGATAATGAgtctaacattagtgtgaatcctctcgaatgtagatttacgagctcgggtgGATAAACGTAGCTAGTAGGAGGTcaagcaggtatgttaaggcttgtccctttctttcaaaggcatgattcctatggtacgatttcataaatgtttccataactttGTTGTTTCTGAAAGtgagatgtttatgactccaaggtatGATTCCTTTTCCGAtgacccataaatgttttccaaaatgcccgtattttccaaacTAAAGGTttatgattatgtgagctcttgtGATAATAGCGATGAACATGTctttacgatgataatgatgatgttaacaATGAAAATATTTTCTATAATGATTACGGTGATGATGTTTTTATAGTTAAACACCTCAAGTTATGAGATCGatgcttttatgagattattgagctattTTCTTGACTTTCTCAACTTTTATCCATTGTTATTGGCCTCACCTTATactaattattccttcaaggtgagatagagtgaTGATGACTATTCCaaaatataatcggaggttaccaaccttacgtcactccgatagggttataactttctttgggttctcatgcatgctacttatattatatgtgtatatgatatatgtatatgtatatggggaatatgggaaaaagggcgaaGCGCTATAggcgcatagccacctgatcagttggtatattatgttatcgtcccgaacgcgggatatatggttaaatggatcgggtcgttcgttcctcggcactactatgtatatatgtatatatatatatatatatgtgtgtgtgtgtgtgtgtgtataaggatcgggttgcacgtttcgcagcactatcatgatacatatgtataaaaatgattttataaaaaactaagcatgcatggtatccgccttaaagGCACTCAGATGCACaagttactctcttatctcacgatatgctctatatttccatcctgttattattcatgctctATATCTTTCAttttgttattattcatgccttacatactcagtatatccctcgtactgacgccccttttcgtggacactgcgttcatgtccgcaggtaaacaggtagacacgtctgattcctaggagctctaccagcggcaCATTGAaagcgctccagttattccggagcttcagcttattggtactactcttgtgtacatattcgggcacggtgAAAACCGTCCCCTCCTTGTGGTTGTATGTATCTTATTTAGATGCTCGTAGACAGAAGTATGTGGATAGATGTTTCATAATTTTGTTCATCCCTATTGTTACATAATATTTTGGTAAAGCTTTTTGACATACGCTTACAGATATGCTATCGATGACTATGTTGAGTAAAATATGTATGAATTGTTCATATGGCCCACTTAGTCGTGAAAAATGGAATGTTATACCAGAGGTGCTCGGTAAGCTAGTGCtgtgtacccgtcatggcctctagtggggtcgtgacagttttcGCCTGCTCATACATAGATATGCTAGGGTTGAGCGctgaaatagtggcccacatattacccatcaaggaGGGTTTTGTCCCGATCAAATAAAAGACCCAAACATTCAAACCAGatatgagtatcaggataaaggacgaGGTAGAAAAACAAATCAAGTCCGGGATAGCGGAGGTAACATCCTACCCCACCTGGGTGGCTAACATAGTGCCAGTATCTAAGAAGGATGGAAAGATCCAAATCTAcgtggactaccgagatctcaatcgGGCCAGTCTAAAAGAAAACTTtcctctcccaaacatccacattctaataggCAACCGCGccaagcatgagttgcagtcattTGTGGACTGTTTCGCCGGGCaccatcaaatactcatgagAGAAGAAGATGCAGAAAAAATGTCTttcatcaccccttggggagtctaccattatAGGGTAATGCCGTTCGGCCTCAAGAATGCTGGCGCTacatacatgagagctatgactaccctATTCCATGATAGGATGCATCGAGAGATCGAAatctatgtggacgatgtcatcataaagttgAAAGAAAGTTCAGAGCATACCACACACTTGTGCAAGTTTTTTTTTACAGACTTCGTAAGTTCAATCTAAAGCTAAACCGGGCAAAATGTGTGTTTGGAGTCCCAGTAGGTAAGTTACTAGGATTCATGGTTAGCCGTAGGAGCATAGAATTGGACCTACCAAGATCAAGGCAATCCAAGAGCTGCCACTTCCCAAGACCAAAAAGAAtgtcatgagcttcttgggaaggcTGAACTATATTGcgcggttcatagcccagtcaactaTGATTGtggagccaatccttaaattgctcaagaaagacgctcccacaaattggaTGGAAAAATGCCAAGAGACATTTGACAAAGCACAAAAGATATCTTTCCAATCCTCCCGTCCTAGCGCCACCCAAGCAAGGGAGTCCTCTATTACTATACTTGTCAGTATTAGAAAATGCTTTCGGGTGTATGCTCGCCCAGCATGATGAAGAGGGAAAAAAGGAACATATCATCTACTATTTGAGCAAGTTCACATCCTGCAAGGCACGGTATACGCTCGTAGAGAAAACCTGTTGTGCTCTGATCTGATTGCTCAAAAGCTGAGGCACTACCTGTCAGTGTTCACTACTAACCTCATATCCAGAATGGATCCATTGAGACACATTTTTCGGTAACCGATGCCCATAGGAAAATATGCTAAATGGCAGAAGCTACTAAGCGAATTCGACATCGTGTACgtagcacaaaaggcaatcaaaggcCAAGCCCAAGCTGACTTGCTGGCGAAAATCCCTGTCGATGAAAAACTTGAACCATTACAgactttcttcccagatgagGAAATGATGTTTATCGAAGAAGAGGTGGCAGAACCATACTCAGgttggagactgttcttcgatggagcagtcgATTACAAAGGATCGGGCATCAGAGCAGTGTTAAAATCAGAAACAGGACAACACTATCTAATGGCCACAAAGCTCAACTTCAGATGTACTAACAACATGGCAGAATATCAAGCGGGTATCCTTGGCCTCAGGATGGCATGggacatgaacatacaagaattGTTGGTAATCTGGGACTCCAATTTGCTAATAAATtaagtgaaaggaaattgggcatccaaaaatgataagatactcccatatgtgaatctaGTAGAGAGATTGTGCAGGAGATTCAAGAATATCGACTTCAGGCATACTTCGAAAGCTCAAAATGAGTTTGCAGACGCATTGGCTACGGTAGCCTCCATGATTCTGAACCACGAGAGTACACACATCCATCCACTGCAGATCACAATTAAAGAAGAATAGGCTCACTGCGCCCATGTCGAGGCCAAACACGGtcaaccatggtatgccgacattAAGGTGTACCTGGAGAAGGGAGAATACCCACCAGAAATTTCAGCaaatcaaaagaagaccatcagaagGTTGGCCAATGCATTCTTCCTAAACAAGAAAGTGTTGTACAAGGGGACAACCGACATAGGGTTACTCATATGTGTGGACGCCAAAGAGTCCACAAAATTATTAAAAGAAATGCACACAGGGGCATGCAgaccccatatgaatggattcatccttaccaaaaaaaatcttgaggaCAGGATACTATTGGATTATCGTAGAGCAAGACTCCTCTATATTCGTGCAAAAGTGCCATCAGTATCAAACACGGAGATCTAATCAAGTTCCCCCCCCCCACAGAGTTACATGTGATGAGCTCGCCTTGGCCATTCGTGGCATAGGGAATAGACGTCATAGGACCCATTGAGCCACCGGCTTCCAACGGACATCGTTTCATCTTAGACGCCATCGACTAGtttaccaaatgggtggaagcaactTCTCACAAATTGGTAACCAAGAAAGTCGTGGCCGACTTTATCAAGAACAATTTGATATGTCTCTTTGGCGTACCTGAATCCATCATCACGGATAACGGTGCTAACCTAAACAGCCATTTGATTAAAGTCATCTGTGACCAGTTCAAGATAACTCACAGAAACTCCACTGCCGATCTACCACAGATGAACGGAGCTATAGAGgcagccaacaagaatatcaaaagGATCCTGAGAAAAATGATTGACAATTACAAGAATTACcacgagcagttgccttatgccTTGTTGAGGTACAGAACCACAACCCGAACTTCCACCGAGGCAACCCCATATCTCTTTATCTACGGTACTGAAGCAGTCATACCCGCAGAATTGGAGAACCCTTCACTTaggatcatccaagaggcagagctAAATGATGCAGAATGGGTCAGAAATCGCTACGAACAACTATCCACAATAGATTAAAAGAGAATGGTGGCGTGTCCCGACCcaacccgagggccatgacgTGCACCCcgagctaacccacccgggcacctcttatcgtactctcatattcacatctaggtgagccacgtggcttactcataatttacatacatcaatagtgctaatctcgttgggcaacaacacatttacatcatcatcaataacaacgCCCATATCCATAagcacaagccgacgaggctatcaaaatgatatacaaaatacgagctgacaaggctgcaagacatctaaccgtacacaactgtctacgagcctctaagaaaacTAGGTAACAACATATAGGGGGACAGGACCCTTCCATGCCcgtatatatttacacaaaagaataatacccaaaagctgtagctccggatgaaatggagctcctctatgtagtccctgaaaagaaatctatagatcaagcctgtctccctgtccacatacgggcataacgcagcgtccacaaacaaaaggacgtcagtacaaataatgtactgagtatttaaagcataatcaacatcatagtagaagcataagagacagcacaagaaatagcataagatataGCGTAAgatatagcataagatgggagaattagaaggtaatagagtcatttgtacctctagtggccttcatcatatttacttacttatctttcatagggaccttcaaTTTTCAACGCTTactcatgcacatatacatacatatacatattcgtattcgtattatACCCGTATTCGAATCCATATCagacccgaccataaaggttcagtggttcacatacccgaccatcaCAAGGcttggtgattatacatacctggccctaccaaggctcattgtgatccgtacccaactgcagtggtgtgcgcgcaataggtatcatacccggccatgtaagctcggtgttacataatagtcatacatacttagacgcgtatacataagagtccataagtatcattaatatcattactatcatcgttttcattacatctatccttagaggatcaactattatatAAGGAAAGCAATAGGATCgcgaaagtatcgaggatcatgagctttagtaatcttagagatagagtcacttggaagacattatgggattcatgaaagaatatatatcaaaggaaccatgccttaatgaaagaagggttagccttacatacctcttaatcttcttaactacttaacgttcactgtCGAATCTTGAACAACctacattagaaggattcataccatggttaagccttaatgatactcttaaattcaaactagaataattcatgatctaatgaaaattgggcagcatttcctctatttctTCAACCTCCACCATattccaaaacaactctcaacaaccacaacaacatccacaatatcataatcaagtaatcacattccattaagccttcaaaattcgtCCTTacgttcaacttataccaacaacctcacacccattttaacacattttcatacaatgcttccttatcactattactaccgtccataacaagattatacccttattatactaagaatcatgactcaagttacctcactactcaaaaatatcataaaagttacacttagccctcattttctactttcttcttctacccaagttcttcaacaaccaagcatccatgataacatgaaataaacattaaaactaaccttttatctcataggaatgagatTTGGAGCAAGATATCACCTTGGGTGACAACCCTAGCTTCTACACTCAAGTTGTTCTTGAAGtctattaaccctagcaagactcctAACATatgggtaccttgattcttgcctcttgatctatgttttctcttagattggagtggaatatgcttggagaagggttttgagctctcaagacttatggaagatgaaaaattaaataaataagcaaaggccatctatttatacaaaaacttaaaactcagcccgatggacttataatattatacagcccgtataagtggaccgtataacaccacatGGGAAAACCCCTTTCTGATATaggtcaagttatacggacccccttatACCGACcttataaagttatacggaccgtataagtggtcgtataacaccaccaagaaaatGACCCTTTCTGTGCAGGTTATGTTATAAGGAccctccttatacggaccgtataaagttatacggaccgtataagtggtcgtagaACTCCCAGTTgtacgaaactttctctcgttgattcgttcgacttccaatcctcgtggaaccttcttggtacttacATAATACTTTATTAGCCCTCAAGATATcatcaaataaatattagctcaattatagcgaaaacctttccaaatcacgacttatatttcacttccttcaacaaactgattttcacatattcgtatgacttcaaaatcttatggtatgcaccgtaagttatctaatacttcccttaatcgcATAAGAATTctataatcaccttaagctcacattagcctatccacaaggcaacaaatcagaaattttcgaggtgtaacattcttccccccttaggaacattcgtcctcgaatgttatgttcttggggattctataaaaaatttgccagagtttccccaatAATATGGCAATACCACCCtgtacagcaacccaaaatacatcgcctcacagggctacaacaacaacatcaataactgtggccacacacgaccaggaaaacactacatacctgaggataatggcgtctctacCTGGGTCTCCTCtgggggtgaaaataaatgcgggtacctaagcttcatgtcttcttcggcttcccaagtcatttcctctctattattatttctccataaaacttttactgaagctacttctttggttctgagcttccgtACTTCC carries:
- the LOC132637680 gene encoding uncharacterized protein LOC132637680 — its product is MPIGKYAKWQKLLSEFDIVYVAQKAIKGQAQADLLAKIPVDEKLEPLQTFFPDEEMMFIEEEVAEPYSGWRLFFDGAVDYKGSGIRAVLKSETGQHYLMATKLNFRCTNNMAEYQAGILGLRMAWDMNIQELLFKITHRNSTADLPQMNGAIEAANKNIKRILRKMIDNYKNYHEQLPYALLRYRTTTRTSTEATPYLFIYGTEAVIPAELENPSLRIIQEAELNDAEWVRNRYEQLSTID